A genomic stretch from Acidobacteriota bacterium includes:
- a CDS encoding dolichyl-phosphate beta-glucosyltransferase, whose protein sequence is MTEQETPRLRLSVVIPAYKAEARIAGTLAAVGACLDARPFASEIIVVDDGSPDRTAAAARAALAGRASSRVLRQDRNLGKGATVREGVLAASGEIILFCDDDLSTPIDELDEALAALEGGADAVIGSRAHPDSEIRIRQRRPREWLGKAFNLLVRLFVLEGYRDTQCGFKAFRRAAARDVFARLRTSGFGFDVEILALCRDLGYRVVEIPIVWRDARPSRVRILGGSWGMLKDLWRLRRLRRSGRERN, encoded by the coding sequence ATGACCGAACAGGAAACGCCCCGCCTCCGCCTCTCCGTCGTCATCCCGGCCTACAAGGCCGAGGCGCGGATCGCCGGCACGCTCGCCGCGGTCGGCGCCTGCCTCGACGCCAGGCCTTTCGCCTCGGAGATCATCGTCGTCGACGACGGCAGCCCCGACCGGACCGCGGCCGCGGCCCGGGCCGCGCTGGCCGGGCGCGCCTCGTCGCGGGTCCTCCGACAGGACCGGAACCTGGGCAAGGGGGCCACGGTCCGCGAGGGCGTGCTCGCGGCGTCCGGCGAGATCATCCTGTTCTGCGACGACGACCTGTCGACCCCCATCGACGAGCTCGACGAGGCCCTGGCCGCCCTCGAGGGCGGGGCCGACGCCGTCATCGGCTCGCGGGCGCATCCGGATTCCGAGATCCGCATCCGCCAGCGCCGGCCGCGCGAATGGCTGGGCAAGGCCTTCAATCTCCTGGTCCGGCTCTTTGTCCTCGAGGGCTACCGCGACACCCAGTGCGGCTTCAAGGCCTTCCGCCGGGCCGCGGCCCGGGATGTCTTCGCCCGGCTCCGGACGTCCGGGTTCGGCTTTGACGTCGAGATCCTGGCTCTCTGCCGCGATCTGGGCTACCGGGTCGTCGAGATCCCGATCGTCTGGCGCGATGCCCGGCCGAGCAGGGTGAGGATCCTCGGCGGCTCCTGGGGAATGCTCAAGGACCTCTGGCGACTGCGCCGCCTCCGCCGGTCCGGCCGGGAGCGGAACTGA
- a CDS encoding PilZ domain-containing protein, whose translation MMERRKHRRFQQWNKAIIKSATGGQGILPACPVDAYAWDLSLGGARIQSDESFPVGAVLRIHLELVRSQEFVGLDGEVRWSRWNEELKVHECGVEFRECVEATLQAIMRNLYHETDHKGAESPAPGTLDKAAF comes from the coding sequence ATGATGGAAAGACGCAAGCACCGCCGCTTCCAGCAATGGAACAAGGCCATCATCAAGTCCGCGACCGGCGGCCAGGGGATCCTGCCCGCCTGCCCCGTCGATGCCTACGCCTGGGACCTGTCGCTGGGCGGGGCGCGGATCCAGTCCGACGAGAGCTTCCCCGTCGGCGCCGTCCTGCGCATCCATCTCGAGCTCGTCCGCTCGCAGGAGTTCGTCGGCCTCGACGGCGAGGTCCGCTGGTCCCGCTGGAACGAGGAGCTGAAAGTGCACGAGTGCGGCGTGGAATTCCGGGAGTGCGTCGAGGCCACGCTCCAGGCCATCATGCGGAACCTCTATCACGAAACCGACCACAAGGGGGCCGAAAGTCCGGCGCCCGGGACGCTGGACAAGGCCGCCTTCTGA
- a CDS encoding prolyl oligopeptidase family serine peptidase: protein MKTRTCRWIVILVLALAFGPALAAQERYKLPPKEVVDIVDAPPTPLVTMSPAGDVMALVERESMPSIAYLAEPILRIAGMRITPGFNSRQVLSFSTGLSLKDMKTGALRRVALPDGVKFTYPSWSPDGRTMALLRYVQGGVELWKVDVATATAKALTPAAVNAVLSAVEWAPDSRRLFVTLVPEGRGPAPVAPRVPVGPEVQVSGGQLAKAATYQDLLKSAFDETLFDYYATSQLTAVNMATGELRKVGRPGIFASASVSPDMAYLLVERIKRPYSYAVPAYGFARAVEVWDMDGGLVKLVADLPTDEGVPLNGVAKGPRNVDWMTLKPSTLIWTEALDEGDPKKDAAYRDRYLTLDAPFTADAREVLKLKERAAGLQYLAKPGQVLASQTEWKRSWRTTFLVDLADPAAEPVKIWDLDMNDSYRDPGYPVTDRLQTGERIVLQDKDWIYLSGAGSSPQGDHPFLDRMNLKTKKVERLWQCQDPAYEIFVDFAGASRTKLITSRETKADPPNYYLYDLKTRKRTALTDFKDPAPQLTGLRKERITYKRADGLQLSGTLYLPPGYKEGTRLPAVIWAYPLEYDTAATAGQVRGSVNRFTFFRGTSQLFFVTQGYAVLDDAEMPVVGTPETVNDTFVQQIVSNAEAAIRKLDEMGVGDPRRVGVGGHSYGAFMTANLLAHCDLFAAGIARSGAYNRTLTPFGFQSERRTLWEAPDTYIRMSPFMFADKIKTPLLMIHGMADNNSGTFPIQSERLFAALKGSGATARFVYLPYESHGYSARESVLDVLAEMFEWFDKYVKNRK, encoded by the coding sequence GTGAAGACACGAACATGCCGCTGGATCGTCATCCTCGTCCTGGCCCTGGCTTTCGGGCCCGCGCTCGCGGCCCAGGAGCGCTACAAGCTGCCGCCGAAGGAGGTCGTCGACATCGTCGACGCGCCGCCGACGCCGCTGGTCACCATGAGCCCGGCCGGCGATGTCATGGCCCTGGTCGAGCGCGAGTCCATGCCGTCCATCGCCTATTTGGCCGAGCCGATCCTGCGGATCGCCGGGATGCGCATCACCCCGGGCTTCAACAGCCGCCAGGTCCTGAGCTTCTCGACCGGCCTCTCGCTCAAGGACATGAAGACGGGCGCGCTGCGGCGGGTGGCCCTGCCCGACGGCGTCAAGTTCACATATCCCTCCTGGTCGCCCGACGGCCGGACCATGGCCCTGCTTCGCTATGTCCAGGGCGGGGTCGAGCTGTGGAAGGTCGACGTCGCGACCGCGACGGCCAAGGCCCTGACGCCGGCCGCGGTCAACGCCGTCCTGTCCGCGGTCGAATGGGCGCCCGACAGCCGCCGTCTCTTCGTCACCCTCGTCCCCGAAGGCCGCGGCCCAGCCCCCGTCGCGCCACGCGTCCCCGTCGGCCCGGAGGTCCAGGTTTCAGGCGGCCAGCTGGCCAAAGCCGCCACCTACCAGGATCTCCTCAAGAGCGCCTTCGACGAGACCCTCTTCGACTATTACGCCACTTCACAGCTGACCGCCGTCAACATGGCGACAGGCGAGCTCCGCAAGGTCGGCCGCCCCGGGATCTTCGCTTCCGCATCGGTCTCGCCCGACATGGCCTATCTCCTGGTCGAGCGGATCAAGCGGCCGTACTCCTACGCCGTGCCCGCCTACGGCTTCGCCCGGGCCGTCGAGGTCTGGGACATGGACGGCGGGCTGGTCAAGCTCGTCGCCGACCTGCCGACCGACGAGGGCGTGCCGCTCAACGGCGTGGCCAAGGGCCCCCGCAACGTCGACTGGATGACCCTCAAGCCCTCGACCCTCATCTGGACGGAGGCGCTGGACGAGGGCGACCCCAAGAAGGACGCGGCTTACCGCGACCGCTACCTGACGCTCGACGCCCCCTTCACGGCCGACGCGCGGGAGGTCCTCAAGCTCAAGGAACGGGCCGCCGGACTGCAATATCTGGCGAAGCCGGGTCAGGTCCTGGCTTCCCAGACCGAATGGAAGAGGAGCTGGCGGACGACCTTTCTCGTCGACCTGGCCGATCCCGCCGCCGAGCCGGTCAAGATCTGGGACCTGGATATGAACGACAGCTACCGCGACCCGGGATACCCCGTGACCGACCGGCTCCAGACCGGCGAGCGGATCGTTCTCCAGGACAAGGACTGGATCTATCTCTCGGGCGCGGGTTCCTCGCCCCAGGGCGACCATCCCTTCCTCGACCGGATGAACCTCAAGACGAAGAAGGTCGAGCGGCTCTGGCAGTGCCAGGACCCGGCCTACGAGATTTTCGTGGACTTCGCCGGCGCCTCGCGGACGAAGCTCATCACCAGCCGCGAGACCAAGGCCGATCCCCCGAACTATTACCTCTACGACCTCAAGACCCGGAAGCGGACGGCCCTGACCGATTTCAAGGACCCGGCGCCGCAGCTGACGGGTCTCCGCAAGGAGCGCATCACCTACAAGCGGGCCGACGGCCTCCAGCTCAGCGGCACGCTCTACCTGCCGCCCGGCTATAAGGAGGGCACGCGCCTGCCGGCCGTCATCTGGGCTTATCCCCTGGAATACGACACGGCGGCCACGGCCGGCCAGGTCCGGGGCTCGGTCAACCGCTTCACTTTCTTCCGCGGCACCTCGCAGCTGTTCTTCGTCACCCAGGGCTACGCCGTCCTCGACGACGCCGAGATGCCCGTCGTCGGCACGCCCGAGACGGTCAACGACACCTTTGTCCAGCAGATCGTCTCCAACGCCGAGGCGGCCATCCGCAAGCTCGACGAGATGGGCGTCGGCGACCCCAGGCGGGTCGGGGTCGGCGGGCACAGCTACGGGGCCTTCATGACGGCCAACCTGCTGGCCCACTGCGACCTCTTCGCCGCCGGCATCGCCCGGAGCGGGGCCTACAACCGCACCCTGACGCCGTTCGGCTTCCAGAGCGAGCGGCGGACCCTCTGGGAGGCGCCCGACACCTACATCAGGATGTCGCCGTTCATGTTCGCCGACAAGATCAAGACGCCGCTGCTGATGATCCACGGCATGGCCGACAACAATTCCGGCACCTTCCCGATCCAGTCGGAGCGCCTGTTCGCCGCCCTGAAGGGGTCCGGCGCGACGGCGCGCTTCGTCTACCTGCCGTACGAAAGCCACGGCTACTCGGCGCGCGAATCGGTCCTCGACGTGCTGGCCGAGATGTTCGAATGGTTCGATAAATACGTGAAGAACAGAAAATGA